One Streptomyces sp. NBC_00223 genomic window carries:
- a CDS encoding HAD domain-containing protein: MTDAGRRPLLFLDVDGPLIPFGAPEGYPSYPHPSDRTGPEAYGAGANPLLARINPAHGPQLAALPCELIWATTWGNDANEWIAPRLGLPPSPVMVWPEPSEADARDERNGLHWKTRALVGRAAGRAFVWVDDEITDIDRAWASAHHRAPALLHRVDPRRGLTDADYTALQAWLHGVCGTPPSPGR, from the coding sequence GTGACCGATGCCGGGCGGCGACCGCTGCTCTTTCTGGACGTCGACGGACCGCTGATCCCGTTCGGGGCGCCGGAGGGATATCCCTCGTACCCGCATCCGTCGGATCGGACCGGTCCCGAAGCGTACGGGGCCGGGGCGAATCCGCTGCTGGCTCGGATCAACCCCGCCCACGGTCCCCAACTGGCCGCGCTGCCATGCGAGTTGATCTGGGCCACGACCTGGGGGAACGACGCGAACGAGTGGATCGCGCCGCGGCTCGGGCTCCCGCCGTCGCCCGTGATGGTCTGGCCGGAGCCGTCCGAAGCGGACGCTCGGGACGAGCGGAACGGGCTGCACTGGAAGACTCGCGCCCTCGTCGGCCGGGCGGCCGGGCGGGCGTTCGTCTGGGTCGACGACGAGATCACCGACATCGATCGGGCCTGGGCGTCCGCACATCACCGGGCCCCGGCCCTGCTCCACCGCGTCGACCCCCGCAGGGGCCTCACCGACGCGGACTACACCGCACTCCAGGCGTGGCTGCACGGGGTTTGCGGGACGCCGCCGTCACCCGGCCGCTGA
- a CDS encoding amidohydrolase family protein, with product MGEVLHVKGRVLVGPDDVRDELWVLDGKVTYERPAAEAEGTVNGWVLPGLVDAHCHVGLDAHGAVPEATAEKQALTDRKAGTLLLRDAGSASDTRWIDDRADLPKIIRAGRHIARTRRYIRNYAHEIEPGDLTAYVRREARRSDGWVKLVGDWIDREVGDLTACWPKDALAEAIAAAHEEGARVTAHCFAEDSLADLVNAGIDCVEHATGLTAETIPLFAEHGVAIVPTLVNIATFPDLAEAGDIKFPRWADHLRRLHARRYSTIRDAYDAGIAIYAGTDAGGSLAHGLIAAEVAELVRAGLPVNAALSAATWGARGWLGHEGLSEGAPADLVVYDADPREDIRVLSAPRHIILRGTLLT from the coding sequence ACGGCAAGGTCACGTACGAGCGGCCCGCCGCCGAGGCGGAGGGGACCGTCAACGGCTGGGTGCTGCCGGGCCTGGTCGACGCCCACTGCCATGTGGGGCTGGACGCCCACGGCGCCGTGCCCGAGGCGACCGCCGAGAAGCAGGCCCTCACCGACCGGAAAGCCGGCACGCTGCTGCTGCGGGACGCCGGTTCGGCCAGCGACACGCGCTGGATCGACGACCGCGCCGATCTTCCGAAGATCATCCGGGCCGGGCGCCACATCGCCCGCACCCGCCGCTACATCCGGAACTACGCGCACGAGATCGAGCCCGGCGACCTGACCGCGTACGTCCGCCGCGAGGCGCGCCGAAGCGACGGCTGGGTGAAACTCGTCGGCGACTGGATCGACCGCGAGGTCGGCGACCTCACCGCCTGCTGGCCGAAGGACGCGCTCGCCGAGGCCATCGCCGCCGCCCACGAGGAGGGCGCCCGGGTCACCGCGCACTGCTTCGCGGAGGACTCCCTCGCCGATCTGGTGAACGCCGGGATCGACTGCGTCGAGCACGCCACCGGCCTCACCGCCGAGACGATCCCGCTCTTCGCCGAGCACGGCGTCGCCATCGTGCCGACCCTCGTCAACATCGCGACCTTCCCCGACCTCGCGGAGGCAGGCGACATCAAGTTCCCGCGCTGGGCGGACCACTTGCGCCGCCTGCACGCCCGCCGGTACTCCACCATTCGCGACGCGTACGACGCCGGGATCGCGATCTACGCCGGTACGGACGCGGGCGGCAGCCTCGCCCACGGCCTGATCGCGGCGGAGGTCGCGGAACTCGTACGGGCCGGACTGCCGGTCAACGCGGCGCTGTCGGCGGCGACTTGGGGCGCGCGCGGCTGGCTCGGACACGAGGGCCTGTCGGAGGGCGCGCCGGCCGACCTCGTCGTGTACGACGCGGACCCCCGCGAGGACATCCGCGTCCTGTCCGCCCCCCGCCACATCATCCTCCGCGGCACCCTCCTGACGTAG